The Amycolatopsis sp. DG1A-15b genome window below encodes:
- a CDS encoding BadF/BadG/BcrA/BcrD ATPase family protein, whose product MSFAVGVDAGGTSTRAALVDATGAVLGTGRGEGANPNAHAPEVAAGRIAGAITAALGAHDPGAVRACVVGMAGVSKLSDQGVAAVFDAAWTRIGLTCAVRTVADAEVAYASATPAPDGTVVVAGTGSIVGRIRKRRLAGTTGGYGWLLGDEGSAFWLGREAVRSTLEALGRGRPLDGLPSAVLTAALGLSGLDVRDDAARLAASRALITAANAEAPVRLARFAPLVSAAHDAGEPAGREIVARAAGFLAENALAAREPGESTPVVLVGSVLTGASPVGELVRRRLAGLEVLTSSDGVLGAAWLAAVDAFGEGAPRPRPERY is encoded by the coding sequence GTGAGCTTCGCGGTGGGCGTCGACGCCGGCGGCACGTCGACCAGGGCGGCCCTGGTCGACGCCACCGGCGCGGTGCTGGGCACCGGGCGCGGTGAAGGGGCCAACCCGAACGCGCACGCGCCCGAGGTCGCCGCGGGCCGGATCGCCGGCGCGATCACCGCGGCGCTCGGCGCCCACGACCCCGGGGCGGTGCGGGCGTGCGTCGTCGGCATGGCCGGGGTCAGCAAGCTGAGCGACCAGGGCGTGGCGGCGGTCTTCGACGCGGCGTGGACGCGAATCGGTCTCACGTGTGCGGTCCGGACGGTCGCCGACGCCGAAGTGGCGTACGCGTCGGCGACGCCGGCACCGGACGGGACGGTCGTCGTCGCCGGCACCGGTTCGATCGTGGGCCGGATCCGGAAGCGGCGTCTCGCGGGCACGACGGGCGGCTACGGCTGGCTGCTCGGCGACGAGGGGTCGGCGTTCTGGCTCGGCCGTGAAGCCGTCCGCTCCACTTTGGAGGCACTCGGGCGCGGGCGCCCGCTCGACGGGCTGCCGTCGGCGGTGCTCACCGCCGCGCTGGGACTGTCCGGTTTGGACGTCCGTGACGACGCCGCGCGGCTGGCCGCGTCCCGGGCGTTGATCACGGCGGCCAACGCGGAGGCGCCCGTCCGGCTCGCCCGGTTCGCCCCGTTGGTGAGCGCGGCGCACGACGCGGGTGAGCCCGCGGGCCGGGAGATCGTCGCCCGCGCGGCCGGGTTCCTGGCCGAGAACGCCCTCGCGGCGCGCGAGCCCGGCGAGTCGACTCCGGTCGTGCTCGTCGGCTCGGTGCTCACCGGAGCCAGCCCGGTCGGCGAGCTCGTCCGCCGCCGGTTGGCCGGTCTCGAGGTGCTGACCAGCTCCGATGGGGTGCTCGGGGCAGCGTGGCTGGCCGCCGTGGACGCCTTCGGGGAGGGTGCGCCGCGACCCCGGCCGGAACGATATTGA
- a CDS encoding DUF3159 domain-containing protein, translating to MSGEPRESLAQILGGRRGALDASIPPVGFVAGWLAAGQSVAWGAGAAVVVAVAVGVFRIAGGGKVRALVVSLAAVVAAALIALHTGRAQDFFLLQLMSNVASALLWAASIVVRWPLLGVVVGLLLGQKTRWRRDAVLLKAYSRASWVWVLQYTLRVVVYGLLWSAGQVLALGVARTVLSWPLVALTVAVSGWVLYRALPPEHPGLRLAPETRSDDVPGA from the coding sequence GTGTCCGGAGAACCCCGTGAATCGCTCGCGCAGATCCTCGGTGGCCGTCGCGGCGCGCTCGACGCCAGCATCCCGCCCGTCGGCTTCGTCGCCGGCTGGCTCGCGGCCGGCCAGTCCGTCGCCTGGGGTGCCGGCGCCGCCGTCGTGGTCGCCGTCGCGGTCGGGGTCTTCCGGATCGCCGGCGGCGGCAAGGTCCGCGCGCTCGTCGTCAGCCTGGCCGCCGTCGTCGCGGCCGCGCTGATCGCCCTGCACACCGGCCGCGCCCAGGACTTCTTCCTGCTGCAGCTGATGTCCAATGTGGCCAGCGCGCTGCTGTGGGCGGCCAGCATCGTCGTGCGCTGGCCGCTGCTCGGCGTGGTCGTCGGCCTGCTGCTGGGCCAGAAGACGCGCTGGCGCCGCGACGCCGTGCTGCTCAAGGCCTACTCGCGGGCCAGCTGGGTGTGGGTGCTCCAGTACACGCTGCGCGTGGTCGTCTACGGCCTGCTGTGGTCGGCCGGCCAGGTGCTCGCGCTCGGCGTGGCTCGCACGGTGCTGTCGTGGCCGCTCGTCGCGCTGACCGTCGCGGTCAGTGGCTGGGTGCTCTACCGGGCGTTGCCGCCGGAGCACCCCGGCCTGCGCCTGGCGCCGGAAACCCGCTCGGACGACGTACCCGGGGCATAA
- a CDS encoding SGNH/GDSL hydrolase family protein encodes MYGFDSYVALGDSFTEGLNDGLPDGSFRGWADRLAEVLAAGRSDFRYANLALRGKMLDEILDEQLPIALELKPDLVTLCAGGNDIIVPGADVDAVTQRLEEGVAKLREAGIPVLMFNGPDTKVLSVMSVLRGKVAIYNTNLWAIAERHGARMVDLWTMAPLQDRRAWSDDRLHFSPEAHRRIAMKAAEVLGIPVEADWREPWPLEETPSRWIDSRRSDLTWTKVHLLPWIRRQLRGESMGDGLSPKRPQLAPLVPLEVLEVPDSARRQQAS; translated from the coding sequence GTGTACGGATTCGACAGCTACGTAGCCCTCGGTGACAGCTTCACCGAGGGGCTCAACGACGGCCTGCCGGACGGCTCCTTCCGGGGGTGGGCCGATCGGCTGGCCGAGGTCCTGGCGGCCGGCCGCAGCGACTTCCGCTACGCCAACCTGGCCCTGCGGGGCAAGATGCTCGACGAGATCCTGGACGAGCAGCTCCCGATCGCCCTGGAGCTGAAGCCCGACCTGGTCACGCTCTGTGCCGGCGGCAACGACATCATCGTCCCGGGCGCGGACGTCGACGCGGTCACCCAGCGCCTGGAGGAGGGCGTCGCGAAGCTGCGCGAGGCGGGCATCCCGGTGCTGATGTTCAACGGCCCGGACACGAAAGTCCTGTCGGTGATGTCGGTGCTGCGCGGCAAGGTGGCGATCTACAACACGAACCTGTGGGCGATCGCGGAGCGCCACGGAGCCCGCATGGTCGACCTCTGGACGATGGCCCCCCTGCAGGACCGCCGCGCCTGGAGCGACGACCGCCTGCACTTTTCCCCGGAGGCCCACCGCCGGATCGCCATGAAGGCGGCGGAGGTCCTGGGCATCCCGGTGGAGGCGGACTGGCGAGAGCCGTGGCCACTGGAGGAGACCCCGAGCCGCTGGATCGATTCCCGGCGATCGGACCTGACGTGGACGAAGGTGCACCTGCTGCCCTGGATCCGCCGGCAACTGCGCGGCGAGTCGATGGGTGACGGACTGTCGCCGAAGCGGCCTCAGCTGGCGCCGCTGGTGCCGTTGGAGGTGCTCGAGGTACCGGACAGCGCTCGGCGGCAGCAGGCCAGCTGA
- a CDS encoding OmpA family protein — protein sequence MRRRWILVVPVAVLVTALLAGVATWTRSGGMERDLAARAQTALFEAGLPTGDVRFDGRDATLSGFPPDQALRALEIVQKVDGVRAAKVNGDVTPVAPSSTTAPPAPTTTTTTSPPPTTSTTAPPPTDKAGVQAEIDRMLTEAPIAFEPDTAKLTPDGEQAARSVAIALAKAPAGFRYRVTGHVARGPGGERAALKLSRDRARAVARILTANGLAAGRVTYRGLGDTRPATGGEEDRRVEITVV from the coding sequence ATGCGTCGGCGCTGGATCCTCGTGGTCCCGGTTGCGGTGCTGGTCACAGCGCTGCTCGCGGGGGTCGCCACCTGGACCCGGTCCGGGGGCATGGAGCGGGACCTGGCCGCGCGGGCTCAGACCGCCCTCTTCGAGGCCGGGCTCCCCACCGGGGATGTCCGCTTCGACGGGCGGGACGCCACCCTGAGCGGATTCCCGCCCGACCAAGCGCTGAGAGCCCTCGAAATCGTGCAAAAGGTCGACGGCGTCCGGGCCGCCAAGGTCAACGGCGATGTCACCCCCGTGGCGCCCAGCAGCACCACCGCGCCGCCCGCGCCGACGACCACCACCACCACGAGCCCGCCGCCGACCACCAGCACCACCGCTCCGCCGCCCACCGACAAGGCCGGTGTGCAGGCCGAGATCGATCGGATGCTCACCGAGGCGCCCATCGCCTTCGAGCCCGATACGGCGAAGCTCACCCCTGACGGCGAACAGGCCGCGCGCAGTGTCGCGATCGCTCTCGCCAAGGCGCCCGCCGGCTTCCGGTACCGCGTCACCGGGCACGTCGCCCGGGGGCCCGGTGGCGAGCGCGCCGCTCTCAAACTCTCGCGGGACCGCGCCCGGGCCGTCGCGCGGATCCTCACCGCCAACGGGCTGGCGGCCGGCCGCGTCACCTACCGGGGGCTGGGCGACACCCGGCCGGCCACCGGCGGCGAAGAAGACCGGCGTGTCGAGATCACGGTCGTTTGA
- a CDS encoding DUF4190 domain-containing protein: MMTDPQYPPATARHGRPAPPVTATERRQANAKPARNILAIVGLLLGVAALVVTFVPDVEFVAWPLGGIGLILAITGLVQAKKGAVGDRGVAITATTVTAAALLTTAGMLLYSTFLGGGESGLHLPAVATDKHAVTFQVTSAGGATVRYGSLNDQRTENAPASTDAWQGQASYNNGSYLLTLTADTRNATVSNEIRCAILVDGKKVAENSGTTIALCTANVS, translated from the coding sequence ATGATGACCGACCCGCAGTACCCGCCGGCCACCGCGCGCCACGGCCGACCCGCGCCGCCGGTGACGGCCACGGAGCGTCGTCAAGCCAATGCGAAGCCCGCGCGGAACATCCTGGCGATCGTCGGCCTGCTGCTCGGCGTGGCGGCGCTGGTCGTCACGTTCGTCCCGGATGTCGAGTTCGTCGCGTGGCCGCTGGGCGGGATCGGGCTGATCCTGGCGATCACCGGGCTGGTCCAGGCCAAGAAGGGCGCCGTGGGCGACCGCGGGGTGGCGATCACCGCCACCACCGTCACGGCCGCCGCGCTGCTCACCACGGCCGGGATGCTGCTGTACTCGACCTTCTTGGGCGGCGGCGAGTCCGGGCTCCACCTGCCCGCGGTGGCCACCGACAAGCACGCCGTGACCTTCCAGGTCACCTCCGCCGGCGGCGCGACCGTGCGCTACGGCAGCCTCAACGACCAGCGCACCGAAAACGCGCCCGCCAGCACCGACGCCTGGCAGGGGCAAGCGTCCTACAACAATGGCTCCTACCTGTTGACGCTCACCGCCGACACCCGCAATGCGACGGTCAGCAACGAAATCCGCTGCGCCATTCTCGTCGACGGCAAGAAGGTCGCGGAAAACAGCGGGACGACGATCGCGCTCTGCACCGCGAACGTCAGCTGA
- a CDS encoding BTAD domain-containing putative transcriptional regulator produces the protein MAQTRLQLLGPVQLFHGDEPVPIGGPGVRGLLALLALRPGKVVGLDEIIDALWGHDPPATARTIVHGNVSHLRRILRDLDGPRILTTPPGYRLDVEPDLIDVHRARSLLDRASLATPEAAAALLAEALALWQGPALGGVPDSLRAPELEDLRLAVHGARVDADLELGRHAELIVELSPIVRADPLAERTAGQLMRALYHAGRRGDALELYRTVSRATLRTLGVEPGAELRWLHERVLNDDLPARDVVAPAAGAEPAKAISQLPAAVPNLAGRAEELAWLDGLVTRAEAGQTTIAVVTGTAGVGKSSLVVWWAHRAAPRFPDGVLFASLRGFDPHHPPLEPAELLTQFLLGLGVETAKVPELLHERVALYRSLIAGRRMLVLLDDARTAEQVRPLLPPSARTMTVVTSRSRLDGLAVSNAAKQRVLGTLAPDDAVALIEELAGPASLNHALARLCGYLPLALRIAGARLSASAQRTAEELVDELGNERTRLAGLQVDGADDSVRAAFDVSFRGLPGEVAETFLQLGAVPGVMVGPHVMAAVAQITVTEARRRLRTLAAHNLIAETERDVFVPHDLVWLYLRELAEQELGDKERDEALGWTVRYYQAVADRARRRLGRIADPLDFSHVLADDAMPPLPGFAEAHDWFAAEWPNLLAVLDAAYAARRHDDVWRLARLAHTYRVACPLLDEWTRMADLGVTAAEAAGDVAGQCWLRLARCEIALTFELPGAGLADAERAAELSAASADERLRTSVDLHLGRALSRLGEHERAIERLAEAIANAPDVTLRGQALSSCAQAEKRAGRLSDAIAHQRAGLRIDRELGDDVQAVVSLDKLAELSLRAGDLEAAERYVWEAIDLAISREFVAREGTLRLTLGRVLRAKGDIDGAREQLALSVRIYERVHPKLVGEVRTELADLQ, from the coding sequence ATGGCCCAGACCCGGCTCCAGCTGCTCGGGCCCGTTCAGCTCTTCCACGGCGACGAGCCCGTCCCGATCGGCGGACCGGGGGTTCGCGGCCTGCTCGCGCTGCTGGCGCTGCGGCCCGGCAAGGTCGTCGGGCTCGACGAGATCATCGACGCCCTGTGGGGCCACGACCCGCCGGCGACCGCCCGGACCATCGTCCACGGCAACGTTTCCCACCTGCGGCGCATCCTGCGCGACCTCGACGGCCCGCGGATCCTCACCACCCCGCCGGGCTACCGGCTGGACGTCGAGCCGGACCTGATCGACGTCCACCGGGCGCGCTCGCTGCTGGACCGGGCGTCCCTGGCGACGCCGGAAGCCGCCGCCGCGCTGCTGGCCGAAGCGCTCGCGCTCTGGCAGGGCCCCGCGCTGGGCGGGGTGCCCGACTCCCTGCGGGCCCCCGAGCTGGAGGACCTCCGCCTCGCCGTGCACGGCGCCCGCGTCGACGCCGACCTCGAACTCGGCCGGCACGCGGAACTGATCGTCGAGCTCAGCCCGATCGTCCGGGCCGATCCGCTGGCCGAACGGACCGCGGGCCAGCTGATGCGGGCGTTGTACCACGCGGGCCGCCGCGGGGACGCGCTCGAGCTGTACCGGACCGTCTCCCGCGCGACCCTGCGCACCCTCGGCGTCGAGCCCGGCGCGGAGCTGCGCTGGCTGCACGAGCGCGTTCTCAACGACGACCTCCCGGCGCGGGACGTCGTCGCCCCGGCCGCCGGCGCGGAGCCGGCGAAAGCGATTTCGCAGCTGCCCGCGGCGGTGCCGAACCTGGCCGGGCGCGCCGAAGAACTGGCCTGGCTCGACGGCCTGGTCACCCGGGCCGAGGCCGGGCAGACCACGATCGCGGTGGTCACCGGCACCGCCGGGGTCGGCAAGAGCTCGCTCGTCGTGTGGTGGGCGCACCGGGCCGCGCCGCGGTTCCCCGACGGCGTCCTGTTCGCGTCGCTGCGCGGCTTCGACCCGCACCACCCGCCACTCGAGCCGGCCGAGCTGCTCACCCAGTTCCTGCTCGGCCTCGGTGTCGAAACCGCGAAGGTCCCCGAGCTGCTGCACGAGCGGGTCGCCCTCTACCGCTCGCTGATCGCCGGACGGCGGATGCTGGTGCTGCTCGACGACGCCCGCACCGCCGAGCAGGTGCGCCCGCTGCTGCCCCCGAGCGCGCGGACGATGACGGTGGTGACCAGCCGCTCGCGCCTCGACGGGCTCGCCGTGTCGAACGCGGCCAAGCAGCGCGTGCTCGGCACGCTCGCGCCCGACGACGCCGTGGCGCTCATCGAGGAACTCGCCGGCCCGGCGAGCCTCAACCACGCCCTCGCGCGGCTCTGCGGCTACCTCCCGCTGGCGTTGCGGATCGCCGGAGCGCGGCTCTCGGCGAGTGCGCAGCGGACCGCGGAGGAGCTCGTCGACGAGCTCGGCAACGAACGCACCCGGCTCGCGGGGCTGCAGGTCGACGGCGCCGACGACAGTGTCCGCGCGGCGTTCGACGTCTCCTTCCGAGGCCTGCCCGGCGAAGTCGCGGAGACGTTCCTGCAGCTGGGCGCGGTGCCCGGGGTGATGGTCGGGCCGCACGTGATGGCCGCGGTCGCGCAGATCACGGTGACCGAGGCCCGGCGGCGGTTGCGCACGCTGGCCGCGCACAACCTCATCGCCGAGACCGAGCGGGACGTCTTCGTGCCGCACGACCTCGTCTGGCTGTACCTGCGGGAGCTCGCGGAGCAGGAACTCGGCGACAAGGAGCGCGACGAAGCGCTCGGCTGGACGGTCCGCTACTACCAGGCGGTGGCCGACCGGGCGCGGCGCCGGCTGGGCCGGATCGCCGACCCGCTCGACTTCTCCCACGTCCTCGCCGACGACGCGATGCCGCCGCTTCCCGGCTTCGCCGAGGCGCACGACTGGTTCGCGGCCGAGTGGCCGAACCTCCTGGCCGTCCTCGACGCCGCCTACGCCGCGCGCCGTCACGACGACGTGTGGCGGCTGGCCCGGCTGGCCCACACCTACCGCGTCGCGTGCCCGCTGCTGGACGAGTGGACGCGGATGGCCGACCTCGGCGTCACCGCCGCCGAAGCCGCGGGCGACGTCGCGGGGCAGTGCTGGCTGCGGCTCGCGCGGTGCGAGATCGCGCTGACGTTCGAGCTGCCGGGTGCCGGGCTCGCCGACGCCGAACGGGCGGCGGAACTGTCCGCCGCCTCGGCCGACGAGCGGCTGCGGACGTCGGTGGACCTGCACCTCGGACGCGCGCTGAGCCGGCTCGGTGAGCACGAACGGGCCATCGAGCGGCTGGCCGAGGCCATCGCGAACGCTCCCGACGTCACCCTGCGCGGGCAGGCGCTCAGCAGCTGCGCGCAGGCGGAGAAGCGAGCGGGCCGGCTGTCCGACGCCATCGCCCACCAGCGCGCCGGCCTGCGGATCGACCGCGAACTGGGCGACGACGTCCAGGCCGTCGTCTCCCTGGACAAGCTGGCCGAGCTCAGCTTGCGGGCCGGGGACCTCGAGGCCGCCGAGCGGTACGTCTGGGAAGCGATCGATCTGGCGATCAGCCGCGAGTTCGTCGCGCGGGAAGGGACGCTGCGGCTGACGCTGGGCCGGGTGCTGCGAGCCAAGGGCGACATCGACGGCGCGCGTGAACAACTGGCGCTGTCGGTGCGCATTTACGAGCGCGTGCACCCGAAGCTCGTCGGTGAGGTGCGCACCGAACTCGCCGATCTTCAGTAA
- the thpD gene encoding ectoine hydroxylase → MTLTDTRVDDAYPTRIAGTPAHLPREHPTVWGTEADGPIDAATLANHEARGYTVVEDLLSVGEVQTYWQELVRLSSDAELARDERVITEAKTGEVRSIFDVHEISGLIAELVRDPRVLDRARQLLGSEVYVHQSRVNYMPGFKGTGFYWHSDFETWHAEDGMPTPRAVSCSIALTDNHPFNGGLMIMPGSHRTFVQCAGETPGDNYKSSLKDQRVGVPSEDDITKMAAEHGIDQFTGQAGSALWFDSNIMHGSGNNITPYPRSNIFLVFNSVENALREPFAAGTPRPAFIAGRDSTPIRR, encoded by the coding sequence GTGACGCTGACGGACACCCGGGTCGACGACGCTTACCCGACCCGGATCGCCGGTACGCCGGCCCACCTGCCGCGCGAACACCCCACGGTGTGGGGTACCGAAGCCGACGGCCCGATCGACGCCGCCACGCTGGCGAACCACGAGGCACGCGGATACACCGTGGTCGAGGACCTGCTCTCCGTCGGGGAGGTCCAGACGTACTGGCAGGAGCTGGTGCGGCTGTCCTCCGACGCGGAGCTCGCCCGGGACGAGCGCGTGATCACCGAGGCGAAGACCGGTGAGGTCCGGTCGATCTTCGACGTCCACGAGATCTCGGGCCTGATCGCGGAGCTGGTGCGCGACCCGCGCGTGCTCGACCGGGCGCGGCAGCTGCTCGGCTCCGAGGTGTACGTCCACCAGAGCCGCGTCAACTACATGCCCGGCTTCAAGGGCACCGGCTTCTACTGGCACTCGGACTTCGAAACCTGGCACGCGGAGGACGGCATGCCGACGCCGCGGGCGGTCAGCTGCTCCATCGCGCTGACCGACAACCACCCGTTCAACGGCGGCCTGATGATCATGCCGGGTTCGCACCGGACGTTCGTCCAGTGCGCCGGGGAGACGCCGGGCGACAACTACAAGAGCTCGCTCAAGGACCAGCGGGTGGGCGTGCCGAGCGAGGACGACATCACGAAGATGGCGGCCGAGCACGGCATCGACCAGTTCACCGGCCAGGCCGGCTCGGCGCTGTGGTTCGACTCGAACATCATGCACGGCTCCGGGAACAACATCACCCCGTACCCGCGCTCGAACATCTTCCTGGTGTTCAACAGCGTGGAAAACGCCCTGCGGGAGCCGTTCGCGGCCGGCACGCCCCGGCCCGCGTTCATCGCCGGCCGCGATTCGACGCCGATCAGGCGCTGA
- a CDS encoding ectoine synthase: protein MLVRTLDEITDTDADIKTENWRSKRIILAKEGVGFSVHETTLYAGTVNDFWYANHIEAVFITSGEGEIEDLATGKVYELKPGTLYLLNDHDKHQVRPKTEIKCVCVFNPPVTGREVHDENGVYPLITEDA from the coding sequence GTGCTCGTCCGCACACTCGACGAGATCACCGACACCGACGCCGACATCAAGACCGAGAACTGGCGCAGCAAGCGGATCATCCTCGCCAAGGAGGGCGTCGGCTTCTCGGTGCACGAGACCACGCTCTACGCGGGGACGGTCAACGACTTCTGGTACGCCAACCACATCGAGGCGGTGTTCATCACCTCCGGTGAGGGCGAGATCGAGGACCTGGCCACCGGCAAGGTGTACGAGCTCAAGCCCGGCACGCTCTACCTGCTCAACGACCACGACAAGCACCAGGTCCGGCCGAAGACCGAGATCAAGTGCGTCTGCGTGTTCAACCCCCCGGTGACCGGCCGCGAGGTGCACGACGAAAACGGCGTGTACCCGCTGATCACCGAGGACGCATAA
- the ectB gene encoding diaminobutyrate--2-oxoglutarate transaminase produces MSIFEELESEVRSYSRGWPVVFDRAQGSWLYDESGKPYLDFFAGAGALNYGHNNPQLKQALVDYIQRDGVTHALDMFTVAKRDFLQTFRDKVLDPRGLGYKVVFPGPGGANAVEAALKLARKVTGRESVINFTNAFHGMTLGALSVTGNSMKRGGAGVPLVHATPMPYDQYFDGAMPDFLYFEKLLQDSGSGLNEPAAVIVEGVQGEGGINAARLEWLKGLDDLCKRHNILLILDDVQMGCGRTGPFFSFEDAGITPDIVCLSKSISGYGIPMALTLIKPELDVWEPGEHNGTFRGISPAFVTAKEAIDVYWSDDELEKSTKAKGERIASAFSGIVEAYPEANLFAKGRGLARGLEFANGDLAGRVCAEAFARGLLMETSGPDGEVMKLLPPLTLTDDELTQGLSIIDESIKAVLKK; encoded by the coding sequence ATGAGCATCTTCGAAGAGCTCGAATCCGAAGTACGCAGCTACAGCCGCGGCTGGCCGGTCGTGTTCGACCGCGCGCAGGGCAGCTGGCTGTACGACGAAAGCGGAAAGCCCTATCTGGACTTCTTCGCCGGGGCCGGCGCGCTGAACTACGGGCACAACAACCCGCAGCTGAAGCAGGCCCTGGTCGACTACATCCAGCGCGACGGCGTCACCCACGCCCTGGACATGTTCACCGTGGCCAAGCGCGACTTCCTGCAGACCTTCCGCGACAAGGTCCTCGACCCCCGCGGGCTCGGCTACAAGGTCGTGTTCCCCGGACCGGGTGGCGCGAACGCCGTCGAGGCCGCGCTGAAGCTGGCGCGCAAGGTGACCGGCCGGGAGTCGGTCATCAACTTCACCAACGCCTTCCACGGCATGACGCTGGGCGCGTTGTCGGTCACCGGCAACTCGATGAAGCGCGGCGGCGCCGGCGTCCCGCTGGTGCACGCCACCCCGATGCCGTACGACCAGTACTTCGACGGCGCGATGCCGGACTTCCTCTACTTCGAGAAGCTCCTGCAGGACTCCGGTAGCGGGCTCAACGAGCCGGCCGCGGTGATCGTCGAAGGCGTGCAGGGCGAGGGCGGCATCAACGCCGCGCGCCTGGAGTGGCTGAAGGGCCTCGACGACCTCTGCAAGCGCCACAACATCCTGCTGATCCTCGACGACGTCCAGATGGGCTGCGGCCGCACCGGACCGTTCTTCAGCTTCGAGGACGCCGGGATCACGCCGGACATCGTCTGCCTGTCGAAGTCCATCAGCGGCTACGGCATCCCGATGGCGCTGACGCTCATCAAGCCGGAGCTCGACGTCTGGGAGCCGGGCGAGCACAACGGCACCTTCCGCGGGATCAGCCCGGCGTTCGTCACCGCCAAGGAAGCGATCGACGTCTACTGGAGCGACGACGAGCTCGAGAAGTCGACGAAAGCGAAGGGTGAGCGCATCGCGAGCGCCTTCAGCGGCATCGTCGAGGCCTACCCGGAGGCGAACCTGTTCGCCAAGGGCCGCGGCCTGGCGCGCGGCCTCGAGTTCGCGAACGGCGACCTGGCCGGGCGCGTCTGCGCGGAAGCGTTCGCGCGCGGCCTGCTGATGGAAACCTCCGGCCCCGACGGCGAAGTCATGAAGCTGCTGCCGCCGCTGACGCTCACCGACGACGAACTGACGCAGGGTCTGTCGATCATCGACGAGTCGATCAAGGCCGTCCTCAAGAAGTAA
- the ectA gene encoding diaminobutyrate acetyltransferase yields the protein MRRWQAENSLLRFLSMSVTHLIESPTKADGAQLWRIARDSAKLDLNSPYAYMLWCRDFAESSVVAREDGEAVGFVIAYRRPDAPDSALVWQVAVNASQRGKGLAGALLDALYTRLVGEGVRYLETTITPDNEASIRLFTSFAKRWNAAMETSVLFGGEDFPEAGHLPEELYRIGPLTAPTNPGD from the coding sequence CTGCGTCGCTGGCAGGCCGAAAATTCTCTGTTACGTTTCCTGAGTATGTCCGTAACGCACTTGATCGAATCCCCGACCAAGGCGGACGGCGCGCAGCTGTGGCGAATCGCGCGCGATTCCGCCAAGCTCGATCTCAACTCGCCGTACGCATACATGCTGTGGTGCCGCGATTTCGCCGAGTCTTCGGTGGTCGCGCGTGAGGACGGCGAGGCGGTCGGTTTCGTCATCGCCTACCGCAGGCCGGACGCGCCGGACTCAGCGCTCGTCTGGCAGGTCGCGGTCAACGCGTCCCAGCGGGGAAAGGGCCTGGCCGGAGCCTTGCTCGACGCGCTGTACACGCGCCTGGTCGGCGAGGGGGTGCGTTACCTCGAGACCACGATCACCCCGGACAACGAGGCGTCCATCCGGCTGTTCACTTCGTTCGCGAAGCGGTGGAACGCCGCCATGGAAACCAGTGTGCTGTTCGGCGGGGAGGATTTCCCCGAAGCCGGGCACCTGCCGGAAGAGCTTTACCGCATCGGTCCGCTGACCGCGCCGACGAATCCGGGCGATTAG